The Streptomyces sp. Alt3 genome has a segment encoding these proteins:
- a CDS encoding serine hydrolase domain-containing protein has protein sequence MILHRSWLPAAVLAFVPALVLPSAAASAAPHPSAAARSVQRDADALRDTGVTGVAVRLETPGGTVTSRSGVGDLVTRRPVATDGYLRLGSTTKTFVATVLLQLVGEERVSLDGTVEELLPGVVSGAGNDGRTVTVRDLLQHTSGLSDYIHDVFPDPGARTYFADRWRAYEPEALVGLAVRHEPDFPAGTRWAYSNTNYVLLGMIIEKITGTTWEQQVHDRVLRPLCLRHTDTPGTRPFLPHPHTANYQQFTADGPMVDTTIPYRPFDSGADGSMTGTARDLNRFFSALARGQLLKPAELAAMRNTVPVPPDSGHPEGTQDGLGLFFTPLSCGGGYLGHGGSGFGYVVRAATTTDGRRTVTVSAHSRSGDPHTAARQEDALRDLVDHALCRTG, from the coding sequence ATGATCCTTCACCGTTCGTGGTTACCGGCCGCAGTGCTGGCATTCGTACCGGCACTGGTTCTGCCATCTGCCGCGGCTTCGGCCGCACCCCACCCGTCCGCCGCGGCCCGGTCCGTGCAGCGTGACGCCGACGCGCTGCGGGACACCGGGGTCACGGGGGTGGCGGTCCGGCTGGAAACCCCCGGCGGCACCGTCACGTCCCGTTCCGGGGTGGGGGACCTGGTCACACGCCGCCCCGTCGCGACGGACGGGTACCTGCGGCTGGGCAGTACCACCAAGACGTTCGTCGCCACCGTCCTCCTGCAACTGGTGGGCGAGGAACGCGTCTCCCTCGACGGGACGGTGGAGGAGCTGCTGCCCGGCGTCGTGTCCGGCGCGGGCAACGACGGCCGGACCGTCACCGTCCGGGATCTGCTGCAGCACACCAGCGGTCTGTCCGACTACATCCACGACGTCTTCCCCGACCCCGGTGCCCGGACCTACTTCGCCGACCGGTGGCGCGCCTACGAGCCCGAAGCACTGGTGGGCCTGGCCGTGCGGCATGAACCCGACTTCCCGGCGGGCACCCGATGGGCCTACTCCAACACGAACTACGTGCTCCTGGGGATGATCATCGAGAAGATCACCGGCACCACCTGGGAGCAGCAGGTCCACGACCGTGTCCTGCGCCCGCTCTGCCTGCGCCACACAGACACCCCCGGCACTCGGCCCTTCCTCCCGCACCCGCACACGGCGAACTACCAGCAGTTCACGGCGGACGGACCGATGGTCGACACCACGATCCCCTACCGCCCCTTCGACAGCGGGGCCGATGGTTCGATGACCGGCACGGCCCGGGACCTCAACCGCTTCTTCTCCGCACTGGCCAGGGGGCAGCTGCTGAAGCCCGCCGAACTCGCCGCCATGCGGAACACCGTGCCGGTACCACCGGACAGCGGTCACCCGGAGGGCACCCAGGACGGCCTGGGCCTGTTCTTCACACCGTTGTCCTGCGGCGGCGGCTACCTCGGGCACGGAGGGAGCGGCTTCGGATATGTCGTCCGGGCGGCGACGACCACGGACGGCCGGCGCACCGTCACCGTCTCCGCGCACAGCCGCTCCGGAGACCCTCACACGGCGGCCCGTCAGGAGGACGCGCTGCGCGACCTCGTCGACCACGCCCTGTGCCGCACCGGCTGA
- a CDS encoding SsgA family sporulation/cell division regulator, whose amino-acid sequence MSTVIEQSVQARMVASAPRMETLPATLHYDRKDPFAVRMAFPAPATLEGTEVSWEFSRELLATGMDAPAGVGDVRVRPFGYDRTVLEFHAIEGIAMVHVRTSELRRFLKRAQELVPVGDEYLFLDLDGDLTDLLGGSA is encoded by the coding sequence TTGTCCACCGTAATCGAGCAGTCCGTGCAGGCGCGCATGGTCGCGTCCGCACCGCGCATGGAGACGCTGCCCGCCACCCTGCACTACGACCGCAAGGACCCCTTCGCCGTCCGCATGGCGTTCCCGGCGCCCGCGACCCTCGAAGGCACCGAGGTCTCCTGGGAGTTCTCCCGGGAGCTGCTCGCCACAGGCATGGACGCGCCGGCAGGCGTCGGCGACGTCCGCGTCCGGCCGTTCGGGTACGACCGCACGGTCCTGGAGTTCCACGCGATCGAGGGCATCGCGATGGTGCATGTGCGCACGTCGGAGCTGCGCCGTTTCCTGAAGCGGGCGCAGGAACTCGTCCCGGTGGGGGACGAGTACCTCTTCCTGGACCTGGACGGCGACCTGACCGATCTGCTGGGCGGTTCCGCCTGA
- a CDS encoding WD40/YVTN/BNR-like repeat-containing protein translates to MTVMGKTRRLMVSVLCGLAVTAVPAAPTAQAAPGGHEERDPGWVLTDTGTQARFRGLAAVGRDAAWAAGSGGVVLRTTDGGRHWRDVSPAGAAGLEFRDIEAFDRRRAVALSIGEGEASRIFRTEDGGRTWTESFRNTDARAFYDCLTFFDTRHGLAMSDPVDGRFRILSTSDGGRNWRVLPDAGMPEAQPGEAGFAASGQCLVSSGSSDVWLATGGAATARVLHSDDRGLTWKTAASRIPAGDPARGVFGLAFHDRTHGIAVGGDYRAGQASPDAASVTGDGGRNWRRADAPPPAYRSGVTWLPHSRRSALAVGPTGTDVTRDGGRSWRTVDTGSYDTVDCAPGGGCWAAGEKGRVARLR, encoded by the coding sequence ATGACGGTCATGGGGAAGACGAGACGGCTGATGGTTTCGGTGCTGTGCGGCCTGGCGGTGACCGCAGTGCCGGCCGCGCCGACGGCGCAGGCCGCACCGGGCGGCCACGAGGAACGCGACCCGGGATGGGTACTGACCGACACGGGTACCCAGGCGCGCTTCCGGGGCCTCGCCGCGGTCGGCCGCGATGCCGCGTGGGCCGCAGGCTCCGGGGGTGTGGTGCTGCGCACCACCGACGGAGGGCGCCACTGGCGCGATGTCTCGCCCGCCGGCGCGGCAGGACTGGAATTCCGTGACATCGAGGCGTTCGACCGGCGGCGGGCGGTGGCGCTGTCCATCGGCGAGGGTGAGGCGTCCCGGATCTTCCGCACCGAGGACGGCGGCAGGACCTGGACCGAGTCCTTCCGTAACACCGATGCCCGGGCCTTCTACGACTGCCTGACCTTCTTCGACACCCGTCACGGGCTCGCGATGAGTGACCCGGTGGACGGGAGGTTCCGCATCCTGTCGACCTCGGACGGCGGGCGGAACTGGCGGGTGCTGCCCGACGCGGGGATGCCTGAGGCGCAGCCGGGCGAGGCCGGATTCGCCGCGAGTGGCCAATGCCTCGTCAGTTCGGGCAGCAGCGACGTGTGGCTCGCCACCGGCGGCGCGGCGACCGCCCGGGTGCTGCACTCCGACGACCGCGGCCTCACCTGGAAGACGGCCGCGTCACGGATCCCGGCGGGGGACCCGGCACGGGGAGTCTTCGGTCTCGCCTTCCACGACCGGACGCACGGCATCGCGGTGGGCGGCGACTACCGGGCGGGCCAGGCGTCGCCCGACGCCGCGTCCGTCACCGGCGACGGCGGCCGGAACTGGCGGCGTGCGGACGCCCCGCCGCCCGCCTACCGGTCCGGCGTCACATGGCTGCCGCACAGCCGGCGGTCGGCTCTCGCGGTGGGCCCGACCGGCACCGACGTCACGCGGGACGGTGGCCGCAGCTGGCGGACCGTGGACACCGGCTCGTACGACACGGTCGACTGCGCCCCGGGCGGCGGGTGCTGGGCCGCGGGCGAGAAAGGCCGGGTCGCGCGTCTGCGGTAG
- a CDS encoding acyl-ACP desaturase: MTITSPHLGSSKAWTDAQLLYALEEVVEKELNRHLKVAKDWMPHEYVPFSDGRNFPGYFEDGEAWETSQSKVTDIGRIALVVNLLTEDNLPSYHHEIASLFGRDGAWGTWVHRWTAEEGRHGIVMRDYLLTSRAVDPDKLEQFRMAHMAEGFESDNRHSMLHSVAYVAFQELATRVSHRNTGHQSGDPVCDRMLARIATDENLHMVFYRNLLGAAFDLAPDLTMQSVRDVVVNFRMPGHGMPGFERAAAQMAIGEIYNMRIHHDDVIQPVLRYLKVLDIDGLGPEGLKAQEELGLYMNGLDSEASKFDEKLAARKARLAARAAQG; the protein is encoded by the coding sequence GTGACGATCACCTCTCCCCACCTCGGCAGTTCGAAGGCGTGGACCGACGCCCAGCTGCTGTACGCACTGGAGGAGGTGGTGGAGAAGGAACTCAACCGCCATCTCAAGGTCGCCAAGGACTGGATGCCCCACGAGTACGTGCCGTTCTCCGACGGCCGTAACTTCCCCGGATACTTCGAGGACGGGGAAGCGTGGGAGACCAGCCAGTCCAAGGTCACCGACATCGGGCGCATCGCCCTCGTCGTGAACCTGCTGACCGAGGACAACCTCCCCAGCTACCACCACGAGATCGCCTCCCTCTTCGGCCGCGACGGCGCCTGGGGCACCTGGGTGCACCGCTGGACCGCGGAGGAGGGCCGGCACGGCATCGTGATGCGCGACTACCTGCTCACCTCGCGCGCCGTGGACCCGGACAAGCTCGAGCAGTTCCGCATGGCGCACATGGCGGAGGGCTTCGAGTCCGACAACCGCCACTCCATGCTGCACTCCGTGGCGTACGTCGCGTTCCAGGAGCTCGCCACCCGCGTCTCGCACCGCAACACCGGCCACCAGTCGGGCGACCCGGTCTGCGACCGGATGCTGGCCCGGATCGCGACCGACGAGAACCTGCACATGGTCTTCTACCGCAATCTGCTGGGCGCGGCCTTCGACCTGGCCCCGGATCTCACGATGCAGTCCGTACGTGACGTCGTCGTCAACTTCCGGATGCCCGGACACGGCATGCCCGGCTTCGAGCGGGCCGCCGCGCAGATGGCGATCGGCGAGATCTACAACATGCGCATCCACCACGACGACGTGATCCAGCCCGTCCTGCGGTACCTGAAGGTCCTCGACATCGACGGCCTCGGCCCGGAGGGCCTCAAGGCGCAGGAGGAGCTCGGGCTCTACATGAACGGCCTGGACAGCGAGGCGTCGAAGTTCGACGAGAAGCTGGCGGCCCGCAAGGCCCGACTGGCGGCCAGGGCCGCCCAGGGCTGA
- a CDS encoding WhiB family transcriptional regulator: protein MPINTMTDELTWQETALCAQAGPEFFFPAPGSSTREAKQLCNACEGRVACLEYALTHDERFGVWGGLSEKERDRLRRRRG from the coding sequence ATGCCGATCAACACCATGACCGACGAACTCACCTGGCAGGAGACCGCGCTGTGCGCGCAGGCCGGGCCGGAGTTCTTCTTCCCGGCGCCGGGCAGCTCCACCCGTGAGGCCAAGCAACTGTGCAACGCCTGTGAGGGCCGCGTCGCCTGCCTGGAGTACGCACTCACCCACGACGAACGCTTCGGTGTGTGGGGCGGCCTCTCCGAGAAGGAGCGGGACCGGCTGCGCAGAAGGCGCGGCTGA
- a CDS encoding VOC family protein — MLDPSFETGAPDWVDLGTPDIDAATVFYNGLFGWELQPGGPETGGYGTYQLRGRTVAGVMTVPEGQGKPSWSVYFQTPDAGATARTVEQAGGTAAFPPMDVLDYGRMGGFTDNNGAYFGVWQPGTNPGLGMIMEPGSLIWSELYTPDVPSAAAFFHTVFGWQTNQMSFPGGSYTVVRPAGTDNDESAFGGLVPLDQVPSETAAGPHWLPYFAVDDTDATVSAAERLGGRVTMAATDLAEVGRIATFADPAGAAFAVIKPAPMP, encoded by the coding sequence ATGCTCGACCCGTCCTTCGAGACCGGCGCCCCGGACTGGGTCGATCTCGGCACACCCGACATCGACGCGGCCACGGTCTTCTACAACGGTCTGTTCGGCTGGGAGCTTCAGCCCGGAGGCCCCGAGACCGGCGGCTACGGGACGTATCAGCTGCGGGGCAGGACCGTCGCGGGCGTCATGACCGTGCCCGAGGGCCAGGGAAAGCCCTCCTGGTCGGTCTACTTCCAGACCCCGGACGCCGGCGCCACCGCACGGACGGTCGAACAGGCCGGGGGCACGGCGGCCTTCCCGCCGATGGACGTGCTGGACTACGGGCGCATGGGCGGCTTCACCGACAACAACGGCGCGTACTTCGGCGTCTGGCAGCCCGGTACGAACCCCGGCCTTGGCATGATCATGGAACCCGGTTCGCTGATCTGGTCCGAGCTGTACACCCCGGACGTGCCCTCGGCAGCCGCCTTCTTCCACACGGTCTTCGGATGGCAGACCAACCAGATGAGCTTTCCCGGCGGCTCCTACACGGTCGTCCGGCCCGCGGGCACGGACAACGACGAGTCCGCCTTCGGGGGACTCGTACCCCTCGACCAGGTGCCGAGCGAGACCGCTGCCGGACCGCACTGGCTGCCGTACTTCGCCGTGGACGACACCGACGCCACGGTGTCCGCCGCGGAGCGGCTGGGCGGCCGGGTGACCATGGCCGCCACGGATCTGGCCGAAGTCGGCCGGATCGCGACCTTCGCCGACCCCGCCGGAGCCGCCTTCGCGGTGATCAAGCCGGCACCGATGCCGTAG